AAGactatattcatatataaaaaaaataatcgagaaATGtccgcttcagtctgtaatatcccgctgctaggcataggcttctttaCCCACGTAGGGCCCCGCCAGCTCAACTAGCCAGCgcgttcgttattgtcaggacaaagTTTGTGTACTTAATAACTTATTAGTATTCAAACCTTGTCCCTTATACTAATagtaataagaattaaaaaaaaattttaagtataaaaaaccgagtgtgatttagaccacacgactgaagttaaacttacgaaacgtaactctatctctttctatcttcactaacttatatcttctcTCAATTTTCGTTAGCCTCGCGCgctcacacttttcgtaacgctctcgtcacgaattcaccagcttactacccaagtcaagcgtgcgtaacgttttacttcaaaaatacagcAGAGAGAAGTGTGCTGCGTCATTCTGTAGcgaataatacttttatttacaaGGGATTTACAGCCTGTCGTTATGAAATTTTCGATTTTTCGATGATGGTGCCGACACCATGGTCACGGGCGAGTCGCCCTTGATCATGATTCAAAATGACAATAGCGTTAAATCGCTAATCTAAATTTTGTACCGTTACAAACCAGTACCTACTTTAAATTACTTCTAATGCAAAGGTGTGATACTTATGTGTATTATACTGCTTACCTAAGACCTGAATAATAACCAAAGATGTTAACACGATAGAACCAACGCTCTAAACACTGCTTTAAAGTTACTTGATAGCTTTTCTTGAACATGTATTTTGTAGTTTCATGAATCAGCTGATGTCAGCAACAGGCGCCAAAGTGAAGGATTTCCATTTCGTAGGACACAGCCTCGGTGCTCATATCGTATCTTACGTCTCCTACCATATTGGCAGAGTTTCCAGAATTACAGGTGAGGTGTTGgcttcattaattatatatttatgtagagGTATATTTCTGAAACAAAATGATCGGTTCTTAAGCTTTATTCTATGGGTTTTTCCTCTAAGCTGTTAAGTGCGGTTTGGAATTATATTCGAGGAAAGGAATAATGTTAGAAAGATTAatgttatagaaatataaaataaatttttgctctattatatttttgtactacttTGTTCtgtcgaatatttttttttatattttttttttaaataaataaatatcaacaatatacacacacggtcgtctgttcctaaagtaagcaacttaatgcttgtgttataggtaacagccgactgatataccttttttttctataaatacatacaaatcgaactcacaacccgcggagcaatAAGCATTGCACACCGCGCGAGCAGGCTagtcaattattaaatatatttaaatgaactaattttcgttttatttaaacaatttttgattgattgagaCTGTAACGTCCTACTTCTGGGCTAGGAAAAAAATTTTAGTCgatcaaatgtatttttaatctatataaaggGTTTTTAATACAGGTTTAGATCCAGCTCAACCATGTTTTCGGACGACAAATCTTATCGAGCGTCTGGATGAGACTGACGCAGACTTCGTTGACGTTATACATACAAACGGGAGACTGTTGCAGAAGATTGGATTTGGGCTACCAGATCCTATTGGTAAGTTACTTGACATTAtatgtgatattttaaaagtattagacGATTAGGAAATAATAGGTTTGTATAGTTATTAATACATTgacattttgttataaattattccTACTCATTATTTTAGTCTAATTCTACTCAGGAAAATATGGGTGTTATTTACGAgtttcttgtaattttttttttggtttggaTCATGTCATTTTGTGATttggattttatattttttctcggAACACtgaaaaattgttaatattgtgtatttattgCAAAATTCATTTGCACAGGTCATGCAGATTTCTATCCCAACGGTGGTATGAGGCAGCCGGGATgtgcaaataaaacaaattcaatttgGTCACGATTATTCCCTGTATCAGTTTCGCGTAAGAATTTtgcttttagtatttttatttttgtcataagATGTAGATAAGGGTAAATGTATTACTGAGTggaatttttataagaaaattagcTGCTTTCATTTTGTGAAATCTAAGTTAAAATGTCCCTGAAGACAAAAGTTTCGTTAAGTGCTCAGCACATCAAGAAACATTCCATACTTCTGTTGTTATAGGCATCTAAaggtttgtaaaaataataataatggtagtttaaacaaataatattttatataatccgtatgtttttataattataaaacaaaaaagtacgTAGTATTTCTCTTTCATATgtctaactagctgtgctcgtgaCTTCGTAatcgtggaatttaacaaaaaagttattgttcagttcgcagagttataaaataaatacatttgtaaaataaaagttaactaagtagcctaagttactccttattacatcagctatctgccagtgaaagacctgtcaaaatcggtccagccgtttcagagattagccgaaacaaacagacagacagagaaaaattatacaaattgttattttggtatttataCTGTGTATATGGGTTTATTATTaagcgcttattttaatattacaaccaTATCTGTTTacctccaattttatttacttgtaaagATAAAATGTTGTTGTATAATAGTATTACAGCAAGCAATCTGCAGCCACGGACGGGCATATCTTCTGTTCACGGAGTCTTTGATAAGCAATAACTGTATGTTCAGAGCTTACCAATGGAACTTAACGTATGAAGGGTGagttagaaataaattaacagtaaaaaaactttttaaaagaaagaTTTAATATGAGCacgtatttacttaaaaaataaaaattgggtGCCTACTAAGTACAAATGTCAGAAGCAAAATTTCTTTGGCtaactagtaaaaaaaaaaaaaaggaattgaataattgaataaaaaaagtacgAACTTTTACTGCCATCGCTATGTTAATATGTTTTAGTTATCGCTGGACAAGTTTTTCAGTGTTATATTCTCACGTAGCTAACTATGTATTGTCATCCAAATTTAACGCGTGTATAATATTCAACTCAATCGGTTGAAgatatataattgaaaattgtGTTGCAAGATTCCTCtcttacaaacatacatacgttgcaagttaaataaaagcttttaaaataccttaaaattcaaatttgtcACCCCTTCTCTTAATATCACAATCTTTTcagttaattataattgttttttatagtaagcgattaccgtagcttatagacgactgcaacaccaaaagcaccACAAGCGCTCTGCCAtctctatccccaattccccccaggagctctggtctccttactcaccaacaggaaaacaacactgctttagagtagtgctatttagctgtgatcatctgtaaggtcgaggtactaccccagtcgcgTTGCTCCATATTTGATCAAGtcttttcctgctgtgctctacctcagttaaaatgcatattttatttcCAAACATAATGACTTTTTTATTAGTTGAATAAATCTAacatgtatgattttatttttgtgttacccacacatgaggaattctaaacatttttgaatatcatatcaaaaattgaccgttccagcggggatcgaactatCGAGgggatctagcgggtacatcgttccatagcttaattggctagcgcgccgacacggtcagttggagacgcaggttcgatccccgctggaacggtcaatttttgatatgatattctaaaatgtttagaattcctaatgtgtgggtaacacaaaaataaaatcatacatattaaaaatagcacggtgtcgtctcctgtcaaagattttcattgtgatatgaaactttgaatagttacgggtctctgtaaagaactcactatagacggcgccacggttcgcttaaaccgaatataaaaatcatcatatcaaaaatttcgatctagcgggtacatcgttccatagcttaattggctagagcgccgacgtGGACgttggaacggtcaatttttgatatgatgttcaaaaataaatctaaCGTTGAATTATAACTTATAATTCTAATCAAGAGCAGCTTTTCAATAGACAGTAGCCTACGTTCTTACAAAAATTCTTTTCAAATTGGTTATATATACTTCTATACAATTAATCTTGTATAAATTGTGGGTAGccactattttttataataactatttcaTTATGGTCTGTTTGagctaaagtttttttttaaaatataaagtattgtCTCAAATACAGTGTAAACGCAAGTCTACAAGCTGCTTGTTCTAAAACATCATCATTGTGTTCTGTAATGGGTATACAAGCTATGGGTAATTCAACACAACCCCGAGCCAAGGGAGGGTACTTTGTCTTGACTTCGGAAAAACAGCCATATTGTCGTGAGTATTTTGTTGAtctatttcaaataatattgtcTCTATTTGTACGTAGTGTAATTTATAGTACAGTTTTAGGtcttttagtttatattttatttagcttagtgtaagtttttaattaataaaaaaaaatatttcgtctTGTACATGTGGGTAGACATTTTGTTAcactttatttaatgtttttattgatttttcttaCTAAATAGTCGTAAATTTCAGAAGTTAAAATCAAATCttagatataatttataaaattgtttattttctacCAGGATACGACATATCTCATCCTATAGCGGATTTATTAAGGGATTTACGCCAAGGGTTCCGTTTAGATCGCATGACCAAACCGAAACCTACGGTAACACCAGCGTATGCTGACCCTGACCTACAAACAACTACGGAAGATATCACTACAACAACATCTAAAAGTTGGATAAAGAAGTTATTTAGTTTCGGATAACGTTAAATTGTACcacttgtattatataaattttgttaccTAGTAAAATTTTCTGCTAAGTTATTCTAGTTCTTAGATCTTAGGTACTAAAGACGTTAATGCCAAAATGATTTATCTTTTCTAcactgtaatatttaattatgttaatcacatttatttgaatgatctttatatctataatatataaatttctatatttgtaaaattattattttttatttttattttgtgtgttaaaattaaatgcacCGTTTGAATACTTgatgttatgttttatttctgAGGTAAGCATTATTCGGTTAGGATTTTTATACTTGAAGTTCAATGcggtgaaataaaaattacatttcaattttgtttcgAGATACTGAAGCTTGTTGTATATTTTCTATGtccattaaaaagttttactataCCTTCgttggaaatatattttatactttaaaatattataaagtgataaaaatatcatttcctATAATAAGTTAAATTTCTTGAATTATATACAAgttctaattattatatttcattaaacaataataaagatTTAAGGAACTGACGAATAtttgacttaaaataattttctagaaACTTAACCCAAATTATAACATGCCATTATTGATAGATTGATGTTCAATTTATGTTGTTAGTTCCTGTTGTGCATTTGTAgttcatatttattatgttaattagtATTCTAAGGGAGACCTTAACGTACCTTTCACCTTTATCGAGGTGAGCACAAGAGCGGCCACAGACAAAAGGAATAAGGACTTTAGACACGTCACTATGTCTCTAACATAGAAAATAAGAGACAAGGGATATAGAGCACCAACAATAAATCATATACTATAGAGTATTTGCGTTAGTAATATATTGACTTATCGCTGTCACGTTACCTTGACCAATTAAATCACAGTAAATATAAGCCGTTCTTAAATTAACCAGTTGAAGTAAGTTCAGACAGTTTCTAATTTACTATGATTTTGTTGGTCTCGAAGCGTGTGGTTAATTATAAGCaatgagtcactattttcttaatgcGACTAgactatattgtattaaaattatcaatacaATTAAGCTACTTTCGAGATTCAACTCCTAGATTATTTTATGATTGAAATACCTAATTAACACTTACTAACTGAATGTACAGTTAATAGTTGCTTTTAGttaaattagaaaacaattacTAAACTATTATGATAATAACTTGGTGTTTATATGGGAAATTATATTCGTGAGCGACGACATGAAGCGTTCTAAAGTGTTAAGAATTATTTGTCGTTCTTTGAGTAAAAGAATTGTATTTTTTGGACGAAATAGTGGTATTCATGGCTTAAAATACGTGTTTGAAGAAAAAGGAACGAGATTAAGCAGGTGaaatctattataataattgtgtttgctggcaaacgaagaaaaaccgacttcaattatatcgataagcaATACACGTATatacgtaggtaaacgaaaagatagtcaagtaaatatgcattatcaaagattactccaaaagttgtaatcagatctcgatgaaatttaaatgtaactacatgataaacatcggctttcgattaaactaaaaatcatcaaaatcggtacacccagtaaaaagttatgcggattttcgagagtttccctcgatttctctgagatcccatcatcagatactggtttccttatcatggtaccaaactagggatgtctcctttccaacaaaaaaaaaaaaaagaattatcaaaatcggtccataaacgacggagttatccccgaacatacataaaaaaaaacatatacggtcgaattgagtaacctcctccttttttgaagtcggttagaaagCAAGTGTAGacgcatataaaaatattattatgtgttATGGAATATTGGTAATGCTAGTTACATTCAGATCTAACTCACACTTCCATCTATCTGAAAATTCATCTACTTATACGGAAAATTCGTTTTCTAAccgcgttccttcaaatggcgGGTTTTGTATGTGTtgctatttaaatttcatttcgtttaaatagacgagctactTTGGTAGAGCACGgctataaaatttacaataaaacattctatgaaaaaaagaattagtatCCTTATGCGGTTTAGTATTAATATTCTACTTTATCGACGTTTTCagggctaagaaaaatagtatttgatGTACGTTACCAGAATAGCAGAATAGTGTTAGGAGTCGAACGCCTTTGTTATAGTTGCTTATAACACTCGTCTCAGTAGCTTAGGACCCGGTTATTTCAATAACAGTTAATACATTTACTTTACTTTTGGCGAACATATCAATATAATACAACAACAATCGTCAAAAATTATATCCAATATTTTCGACATAATTAatcttgattaaaattttaggCTAGTTTGgttattaattctttttatatttactggCTGCTTATATCTCCTACTGATGCCATTGGTACAGCGAGGTGATGCTATCAGTTTCACCCCTGACACTCACTACTTGCACTGGAATACAACTTTTCTAGCTGTAACTGTGTGTGAAACGTACTCTCCAAAGAGTGTACTGAAAAAACTTTCTAAAAATTATGGTAAGTTTTGTCTTAAAATAATCACGAACTACCAGAAGattgacaaaaattaaattgaaaaattgttcaTTTCTTAGaatcgtattaaaatatttgtccaaACTTCTGCCAATTTTTTACTCATTCTGACATCTGTAGAAAAAAAGGATGTAATTCAGTAAGACCCATCATTAAACTAAAGTCAACGATGTGTTCCTGTTCCTACGATTCGGTCAAAAGATAtccaaatataaaaagtaaatgtaaaCCTATGACTGAAATATAAACCTTTAGTACTCATTTCTGGAAAAAAGTACCAAAGTTTTTCAAACCTCTTCTTTTGCTTATTAAAATGCTCGGTAAGAAGCAATCCTTACAAATCCGACTCCCTATCAGCtacgttattaattaaattaacatttaaatataaatcaatagcAGCCTTGTTGGAACCTTTAAATTATGATTACAAGAGGTACATATCGGACTCGATATTCGGTCGTGGTGTATGCAGCGGTCCCTTATGCCTTCCTTGCGGAACGACAATACCTTGCGATATATCATGGAGGAGCATGATAGAAAatgtaagaaatattaaaattatttaatgctaCTGTTTTATAGTTTTAACCGATTTACAaagattcttttaaatatagaacaaattatcattttattaaattaaacatcattTAAGAAAGATAGAAAAATTCAATTATACAGTGTTTTTACTATTAGTGCTACGGCACCTTGACCGACTGACCGTAAATCTTAACGCGGTTTAAACTGAAACCATAAGCAAGTATAGTCATGAAATAAAAAGaatcattatatataaaactacttACCGTTCATTTAATTTTCCTAATTATAGATTCACAAAAAATGTGATGAACTTATTGTGGACTGCAGCTtcaatggtaattttttttcttgctgTGAGAGTTTTCGAAGTGTAGAGTCTGAATACGGAACTTGTTATGCTTTTAACAGCTTACAAAGCAAGTACGTCTACTAGTCTATTTCCATTTATAAGAATGTAACAATTTCTTTTTACCCGACCACGGCAAAGTATAATTTTAGCAGTCTATGTATACGGTGtacgggctatgcttggagtttctctcaaagataggattaaaaatgagactatccgcgagagaacgaaagtaaccgacgtagcccacagaattagcaaggtgaagtggcagtgggctggtcatctgtgtcgcaggaccgatggccgttggagtagacgggttctagagtggagaccgcgtcttggcaaacgcagtgtgggacgtcctccggcccgttggaccgacgatctacgtaag
This is a stretch of genomic DNA from Melitaea cinxia chromosome 2, ilMelCinx1.1, whole genome shotgun sequence. It encodes these proteins:
- the LOC123660054 gene encoding pancreatic triacylglycerol lipase-like — protein: MKKFSNFVFVTVLILFKFKYGNTQRILYTTDELENHISPEDLKEFIKWGNKRNDSTTTRATLVDYASYEDTTTILPVPDTVDCFGLGSLQIIQEIWPFNMRPSSSNDINTHFYFSSRQQPNRVQVFSGPQFGLEWVDFNPNRRTILIVHGFMSHSNASWVRDMTAAFLEWADVNVIAADWSAGGNTWKYWRAVANTRRVGSDITDFMNQLMSATGAKVKDFHFVGHSLGAHIVSYVSYHIGRVSRITGLDPAQPCFRTTNLIERLDETDADFVDVIHTNGRLLQKIGFGLPDPIGHADFYPNGGMRQPGCANKTNSIWSRLFPVSVSLLQQAICSHGRAYLLFTESLISNNCMFRAYQWNLTYEGVNASLQAACSKTSSLCSVMGIQAMGNSTQPRAKGGYFVLTSEKQPYCRYDISHPIADLLRDLRQGFRLDRMTKPKPTVTPAYADPDLQTTTEDITTTTSKSWIKKLFSFG